The following nucleotide sequence is from Candidatus Poribacteria bacterium.
GTCTCATCTGCAGTCGCAAGGTGTGTAAACAGCCCTTCAATCTCAAGTTGCTCCAGTGTTTCGAGTTTCTTTAGAAACTGCTTCGCCTCCGTCCAACGAACACCGCTCCGATTCATGCCTGTATTGATATTAACGTGAATCTTTAGGTTTCTCGGCGCAACTTCGTTTAATCGACTCGCGAACTCCCAATCCGCTACCGTTGGTGTCAATTCGTGTTCAACGATTTGCGTCGCTTCCTCAGTCAGAGAACTAAAGAGGATAAGAACAGGTTTGTGGATCCCTGTCTGACGGAGCCTAATTCCTTCTTCAGCTGTTGCGACTGCGAACATATCAGTGACTGTGGACAACGTTTCTGCGACGCGGATCATCCCGTGTCCATAAGCATCTGCTTTTATAACGGCGATGAGTTGTTTGCCAGCATAAGCCTTGATTGCTTCAGCGTTTCGCCGAATTGCCCCCAGATTGATTTCTGTGTGTGTTCGGAAATAATGCATGTTGTCTTTTGGTTCCCGTTGCGCCAATAGAGGAATTATATCACAGTCTGTCCAAATTTCCTAATTGTTTCGCAGACTGTACCGGTAGGACTACCGGTTTTCATGATCCTCCGTTCTGACTACTGGAGGCGGTGTTGCCTTGAAACCACAGAAAAAGCAGGATAAACACGATTGAGTTTGCCAACAACATCGTTGAGATAGCGTTAATCTCTGGGGTGATGCCGAACTTCAGCATGGAATAGATATGGACGGACAGGGTTGTGTAGCCAACGCCAGCAGTAAAGAAGGTGATGACAAAATCATCTATGGAGAGCGTGAAGGCGAGCAGCGCACCGCCGATAATTCCAGGGGCAATAAGAGGGAGCGTTATCCGCCAAAACGTCTGCCACTCGTTGGCGCCCAGATCGCGCGCTGCCTCTTCCAGTGTGTGATCATAGCCTTGTAAGCGGGCCCGGACGACAACGGTGACGTACGCGATGTTGAAAACGCCGTGCGCGATAATTACAGTGAGCAGACCGAGAGGGATGCGGACTTGCACATAGAAGGTCAATAGCGCGATCGCCAGCACAATGTCGGGGATGATGATCGGAAGATAGAGGCATCGTTCAAGGGCAGTTCGGAAACGAAACCGATGCCTCTCTATAGCAAGTGCCGCTGTTGTACCGATAACAGTTGCGATACAGGTAGCAATACCCGCAACAATCAAACTGTTTCGACAAGCTCGCCATAATGCCGCATTTTCAAACAGCTTCGCATACCAACCCAAGGTAAACCCTTGCCAGACAGAAATCTGTTCACCGCTGTTGAACGAGAACACGACAACTGCTAATATCGGAACGTAGAGGAACAGATAGACCAGACCTATATTGCATTCAAGAATCTTTTTCATCATCGTCTATTTTTGTAGGAGCGAGCTCCTGCTCGCGACTTTCACTACGACTCACACTTTTCAATCGAATCGGTAAGGTTTTCGCTTGGGTATTTCTGCGGATTTCTTCACGGTTTGGAACCGCACTCAACATTACCGAATTTATTTTTTTCACACAGTTAGAACGGTATTAATTAGTTTCAGGCTCGTTCTGCTGTAAAGAGCGAAAGTATAGTATCGTACCAACAAGTACGATGCCCATCAGCATAAATGAAAGCGCGGAGCCAAAGGGCCAATCCCGTGCTGTTTTAAATTGTCTCTCAATCACATTCCCAATGTAGCTCACTTTCCCACCACCGAGCAAATCTGGGGTTAGGAACGCACCGACCGTCGGAATAAAAACCAGCATCGATCCCGCGAGAAT
It contains:
- a CDS encoding ABC transporter permease, which codes for MMKKILECNIGLVYLFLYVPILAVVVFSFNSGEQISVWQGFTLGWYAKLFENAALWRACRNSLIVAGIATCIATVIGTTAALAIERHRFRFRTALERCLYLPIIIPDIVLAIALLTFYVQVRIPLGLLTVIIAHGVFNIAYVTVVVRARLQGYDHTLEEAARDLGANEWQTFWRITLPLIAPGIIGGALLAFTLSIDDFVITFFTAGVGYTTLSVHIYSMLKFGITPEINAISTMLLANSIVFILLFLWFQGNTASSSQNGGS